The Halobacillus amylolyticus nucleotide sequence TTACTTTTTTTCTCTTTTTCATACATTTCCTTGTACTCAGAGGCGGTCAACAGTTGATTCTGTGCTTCTTTTTCTTCCTTCTTTTTTTGGTCACGATACTCCGTCTTCCATCTTTTAAGGTTACCGTAGGGAATATCGAGTTTCTGACTAAGGTCCGTCATTTTGTGTCCGTCCAATTCCATTAACTTCACAACATAAAGCTTAAACTCAGGGTCATAATTTCTGTACTTTTGGGTCAATGTGAACACGTCCTTTAATGCTTTGTGATGATTAAAACATGGTTCAATACTTGTGTCCACTTTTTATACTAACTCTAAAATCGACGGTAACAAAGGTCATGTTCCATGCAAATTGCATCCAGTTGATTTATAGGAGCACCCGGCCCATTGCACCCAGGTCCTCAGTATCGATAATCACGAAAACAAGCCATATAATTACTCCTTTTGCAATAATTTTTCTATCATTCTATGTATCGCTGGAATAAAGTGTTTAATATATATGACCACAATCCAAAAAATGTCGACAAAGTGTTCACGTTTAGACAAGGCTTCAGCAACAAAAATGCGGATGTTCCAAAAACTTAGGAGCGATACAAGTAAGGATCGTGAAGGTTAGGAACTAGGGTCATACGCACAGACAGGATAAAGTCGACTAACACAGGTTAAATAAGGAAGTCGAAGGGAGGAAAAATAATATGGGATACGGTGGTTATGGCTACGGCGGCGGATTTGGTCCCCCGTGGTGCCCAAAACCTGTTGTTGCCCCTAAGGTAGCACCTCGTAGTAATGGATTTGCTTTATTAGTTGTCCTATTCATTCTACTAATAATTGTGGGTGCAGCTGCATGTGCATAGTTTTTTTAAATCTTTACCAAGACTGGATTCATTAGCATCAAAGGAAACGATTAATGTGGAGAGGGAACCGCGTAATCCTCAGGTGACTTGGTAACCGAACCAAAAGTAATTTTTTAAAATCAAATATCACCTTTGGAATCTTTTATTCCATGGGACGAGTCCTAATCGTACCCTTATGTA carries:
- a CDS encoding transposase; translation: MTQKYRNYDPEFKLYVVKLMELDGHKMTDLSQKLDIPYGNLKRWKTEYRDQKKKEEKEAQNQLLTASEYKEMYEKEKKSNVELQEEVDILKKAMHIFNQEK
- a CDS encoding YjcZ family sporulation protein; protein product: MGYGGYGYGGGFGPPWCPKPVVAPKVAPRSNGFALLVVLFILLIIVGAAACA